The following are encoded together in the Zygosaccharomyces rouxii strain CBS732 chromosome C complete sequence genome:
- the MRX19 gene encoding Mrx19p (similar to uniprot|P48569 Saccharomyces cerevisiae YDL183C Hypothetical ORF) — protein MIASRGKLLKVPAKEYLLEPVKLIIIPVTTHRVYLYHKHREDMLSKSSVVIRFESWLSRKSESMWNKIVQSPRPTNQKVVKMINRLLDKTPWMENSLKTLPGENRLVKRVISRDEQGKEKVENIAIKQYVKNKDRLETKPLHAYYPSGIISPEQLSSSLKFLYNRGLLYHWRQTLWCLSGLPLTLPIVLVPIIPNIPGFYLAYRAYCNYKAYMGARHLQMLHKDGKLQLRDVEGYSEMFGTEKKLNSDKEQLLMDTDLMARILDLLEIHEIEPDLKKVIRQEKKRLGL, from the coding sequence ATGATAGCTTCAAGGGGAAAACTGCTGAAGGTACCTGCGAAAGAGTATCTACTAGAACCTGTTAAACTGATCATTATTCCAGTTACTACCCATAGGGTTTATCTGTATCATAAACATCGTGAAGACATGTTGAGTAAAAGTTCAGTGGTAATCAGATTTGAATCATGGTTGAGTCGAAAGTCAGAATCCATGTGGAACAAGATAGTACAATCGCCGAGACCTACCAATCAAAAAGTGGTTAAAATGATTAATCGATTATTGGATAAAACACCATGGATGGAAAACAGTTTAAAGACTCTACCCGGGGAGAATCGTTTGGTTAAGAGAGTGATAAGTCGAGATGAACAAGGCAAGGAAAAAGTTGAGAACATAGCCATAAAGCAGTATGTGAAAAATAAAGATAGGTTGGAAACTAAACCATTACATGCATATTATCCAAGTGGTATAATTTCACCGGAACAACTATCGTCATCTCTGAAATTCCTCTATAATAGGGGATTATTATATCATTGGAGACAGACTCTTTGGTGTTTATCTGGATTGCCGCTTACACTGCCAATAGTTCTAGTTCCAATAATTCCTAATATTCCTGGGTTTTATCTTGCCTATAGAGCTTATTGTAATTACAAGGCCTACATGGGAGCACGACATTTACAAATGCTACATAAAGATGGGAAATTGCAACTGAGAGATGTAGAAGGTTATTCTGAAATGTTTGGtactgaaaagaaattgaattcaGACAAGGAACAACTTCTAATGGACACAGATCTCATGGCAAGGATCTTAGACCTCCTAGAGATTCACGAGATTGAACCGGATTTAAAAAAAGTGATTAGGcaggagaaaaaaagaCTAGgtctttga